The following are encoded together in the Schistocerca gregaria isolate iqSchGreg1 unplaced genomic scaffold, iqSchGreg1.2 ptg000888l, whole genome shotgun sequence genome:
- the LOC126324533 gene encoding uncharacterized protein LOC126324533 isoform X1 — MGSSYLKQCFILFICFFLVIDSARPISELPRQYTPYKEAEIHTLEESIHNVNSSVKQNAHTQNATLEDDHESSKQLAQTEPDTILDKKYQTISYTDTNPINSKLFYGAIDNGSGEFDTPYVLSTISRKILHSGSEKPDLKGVVGALSGLFAEPEPTLEPAPESGSGSEPEPAPEPEPEPESGSGSEPAPEPTPEPAPEPASEPAPEPTPEPAPEPTPEPAPEPAPEPAPEPAPTPEPTPAPAPEPAPTPEPTPEPGPTPAPAPEPTPAPAPEPTPEPEPTPAPAPEPTPEPEPTPAPAPEPTPEPEPTPAPAPEPTPEPAPEPAPAPEPTPEPAPEPTPAPAPEPTPAPEPEPTPAPAPEPTPAPAPEPTPAPEPEPTPAPAPEPTPAPAPEPTPAPAPEPTPAPAPEPTPAPEPTPAPAPEPTPAPAPEPTPVPPIPSKNISVFSLCYEKIGDSTDYRSYFSYNNPNGQALAASDYSSVLTGAEMYSKPITSFLPYYQPLALVTVSKLTSEPTESDYRVTWTLEHKTYPNFTSHAYIDLNDTRYECSNQRYDSVSLVYKRMGLIPSTEEEIKTQDSLVSERIDSSLAGAGVSDLSISVISYMKPSDIDEKRISFRDAEVFKKLVTLLNYVLAEEDYYYALVFFATPVNITSMKSVIEYDHGLAIYIPADLDGHLPDPTSENNNTVIIAIIAVIVVALIISALLLFVVPRMRKHYKKSKHLSIPLPEGPVGSAPIQIDTSEDMDNDEEEYYESELEDEGEYDEEEEESEYESSKIGDSGTADKRYPTAQKS; from the exons ATGGGCTCAAGTTACTTAAAACAATGCTTTATTCTCTTTATCTGCTTCTTTCTTGTGATAGACA GTGCAAGACCTATATCTGAGTTACCGCGTCAGTACACGCCGTATAAAGAAGCTGAAATCCATACACTGGAAGAAAGTATACACAATGTGAATAGCTCTGTGAAACAAAATGCGCATACACAGAATGCCACACTTGAGGATGATCATGAATCATCCAAGCAACTTGCGCAAACGGAGCCCGACACTATCCTCgacaaaaaatatcaaacaatTTCGTACACCGATACTAATCCAATAAATTCAAAATTGTTCTATGGGGCGATTGATAATGGCTCGGGCGAGTTCGATACTCCTTACGTGCTATCCACTATCTCCCGTAAAATTTTGCATTCTGGGTCTGAAAAACCTGATTTGAAAGGTGTGGTCGGTGCATTGTCTGGTCTTTTCGCTGAACCTGAGCCAACACTTGAACCAGCACCAGAGTCTGGATCTGGTTCCGAGCCTGAACCTGCACCTGAACCAGAGCCTGAACCAGAGTCTGGATCTGGTTCTGAACCTGCACCTGAACCAACGCCTGAACCGGCACCTGAACCTGCATCTGAACCTGCACCTGAGCCAACACCTGAACCTGCACCTGAGCCAACACCTGAACCGGCACCTGAACCGGCACCTGAACCGGCACCTGAACCGGCACCAACACCTGAGCCAACGCCTGCACCCGCACCTGAACCTGCACCAACACCTGAGCCAACACCTGAACCTGGGCCAACGCCTGCACCCGCACCTGAGCCAACGCCTGCACCCGCACCTGAGCCAACACCTGAACCTGAGCCAACGCCTGCACCCGCACCTGAGCCAACACCTGAACCTGAGCCAACGCCTGCACCCGCACCTGAGCCAACACCTGAACCTGAGCCAACGCCTGCACCCGCACCTGAGCCAACACCTGAACCTGCACCTGAGCCTGCACCCGCACCTGAGCCAACACCTGAACCCGCACCTGAGCCAACGCCTGCACCTGCACCTGAGCCGACACCTGCACCTGAACCTGAGCCAACACCTGCACCTGCACCTGAGCCAACACCTGCACCCGCACCTGAGCCAACGCCTGCACCTGAACCTGAGCCAACACCTGCACCTGCACCTGAGCCGACACCTGCACCTGCACCTGAGCCAACACCTGCACCTGCACCTGAGCCAACACCTGCACCCGCACCTGAGCCGACACCTGCACCTGAGCCAACGCCTGCACCCGCACCTGAGCCAACACCTGCACCCGCACCTGAGCCAACACCTGTACCACCTATTCCTTCTAAGAACATATCAGTGTTTAGCCTCTGTTACGAAAAAATTGGAGATAGTACTGATTATCGTTCATATTTTTCCTATAATAATCCAAACGGTCAGGCACTCGCAGCTAGCGATTATAGTAGCGTCTTAACTGGTGCTGAGATGTACTCGAAACCTATAACTTCGTTCTTGCCATACTATCAACCCCTAGCGCTTGTAACGGTTTCAAAATTAACTTCTGAACCTACAGAAAGTGACTACAGAGTTACGTGGACTCTCGAGCACAAAACCTATCCCAATTTCACATCTCATGCATACATAGACCTGAACGATACGAGATATGAATGTAGCAATCAACGATATGATTCAGTTAGTCTTGTGTACAAACGTATGGGCCTAATTCCGTCAACCGAAGAAGAGATTAAAACTCAGGACAGTTTGGTGTCAGAGCGTATTGATAGCTCACTAGCTGGAGCTGGGGTCAGCGATCTTAGTATTAGTGTTATAAGTTATATGAAGCCATCGGATATAGATGAAAAACGTATTAGTTTTAGAGATGCAGAGGTGTTCAAAAAATTGGTCACTCTGCTAAATTATGTACTAGCTGAGGAAGACTACTATTATGCGCTTGTGTTCTTCGCTACTCCTGTCAACATTACGTCCATGAAGTCTGTAATTGAATATGATCACGGATTAGCAATTTATATACCGGCTGATCTTGATGGCCACCTACCAGATCCAACTTCAGAAAATAATAATACCGTGATTATTGCTATCATTGCCGTCATAGTTGTCGCCCTTATCATATCCGCGCTTCTCCTTTTTGTCGTCCCAAGGATGCGAAAACATTACAAGAAATCTAAGCATTTGTCTATACCCCTTCCTGAAGGTCCTGTAGGATCTGCACCTATTCAGATCGATACCTCTGAGGACATGGATAACGATGAAGAGGAGTACTATGAGAGTGAATTGGAGGATGAAGGCGAATAcgatgaagaagaggaagaaagcgAATACGAGAGCTCAAAGATAGGTGACAGCGGTACCGCAGATAAAAGGTACCCGACTGCtcaaaaaagttaa
- the LOC126324477 gene encoding uncharacterized protein LOC126324477, with the protein MMSNSTSRKSLPEGGPVSSEVKAAVSAVDLAPDKQTMTPAQEAESSALPLKSDVEEAYGGSVMPYSALEQLKEKLKARKIQSDNVGQRDKNGGSEVQVEKQSSVSQTSGELPSLSEPGGVNVAKSTTKKHSRKQTNSVEPSCHTAVQCPIPVTEGDGVSLKNTARKAVAKSAIESPGTSSAPARPTKIKSLFYQRPEAGGAKKPVSEAPNFGIKPLSELRSINANSSGGHESSTQLDDTPSTASKTGNTEATAGGSPATAAQLNTTKKRKLEGDLSSQSATNKQNSKRPRASGSKPSNTTSPSSPEQDEVSLLRQKLLLQPGSKKETEPSETVSKNSTDHCLAPPEATGTDKNILDRSSAVNSLPINHDPKLLETKQPSSPSGPTIAAPPSPQQSLTTTTNTSQPSASPQVARPRNVPQSADTAVSQPIKPSPAPESIPSKATLKRIISPILYSQKPNSVPVADKSSSVSTTTKQTSSQEEEHLVGNSSLTKPTPIHQAVSSSLPSASTDSNSGKVGSLPKNSPNPPISPHTDRPSGSEQISQSQGSQVQASSTAPSPLPETPTRDHGKPKENAGLSLSTPPSSVAATHASSDIPAINPSPCSEPMQSSSSETTQAMLEEILKVDAEIARLHKQVRILELELNVNFKT; encoded by the coding sequence ATGATGTCGAACAGTACGTCCCGAAAAAGCTTACCAGAGGGCGGTCCTGTGTCGTCTGAGGTCAAGGCGGCAGTTTCGGCTGTCGACTTGGCACCCGACAAGCAGACCATGACACCCGCTCAGGAAGCAGAATCCTCGGCGCTGCCCTTAAAGTCAGATGTAGAAGAGGCGTATGGAGGTTCAGTTATGCCATACTCGGCACTAGAACAGCTGAAAGAGAAGTTAAAAGCTAGAAAAATACAGAGCGACAATGTAGGTCAAAGAGACAAGAATGGCGGCAGTGAGGTGCAAGTTGAAAAGCAATCAAGTGTTTCTCAGACGTCAGGAGAATTGCCGTCGCTCAGCGAGCCTGGTGGCGTCAATGTGGCTAAATCGACGACCAAAAAGCATTCCAGAAAGCAAACTAACTCTGTTGAACCATCTTGCCATACGGCGGTTCAATGCCCAATCCCGGTGACTGAAGGGGATGGCGTTTCCTTGAAGAACACTGCAAGAAAGGCAGTTGCCAAATCCGCGATAGAATCTCCTGGCACCTCGTCTGCACCGGCCAGACCCACTAAAATTAAGTCTCTGTTCTATCAGCGCCCAGAGGCAGGTGGTGCCAAGAAGCCGGTGTCAGAAGCACCCAATTTTGGGATTAAGCCTTTGTCGGAATTAAGAAGCATTAATGCGaatagcagcggtggtcacgagtcgTCCACACAACTCGATGATACTCCTTCTACTGCAtcaaaaactggaaacacagaagctACGGCCGGTGGCAGTCCAGCCACCGCAGCTCAGCTGAACACCACCAAAAAACGTAAGCTTGAAGGCGATCTCTCCTCACAATCGGCTACCAACAAGCAAAATAGCAAGCGTCCGCGTGCTAGCGGATCTAAGCCTTCTAATacaacatctccttcttccccGGAGCAAGACGAAGTTTCGCTCCTCAGACAGAAGCTCCTGTTGCAGCCCGGCTCGAAAAAGGAGACCGAACCTAGCGAAACTGTCTCGAAAAACAGTACCGACCACTGCCTTGCACCTCCAGAAGCAACCGGTACCGACAAAAACATTTTAGATCGAAGTTCAGCCGTTAATTCTCTTCCGATTAACCACGATCCCAAACTTCTAGAAACCAAGCAACCTTCTTCCCCGTCCGGCCCTACCATCGCTGCCCCGCCCTCCCCACAACAATCTCTCACAACCACCACCAACACTTCCCAGCCCTCCGCGTCTCCTCAAGTCGCACGACCTCGGAACGTGCCACAGAGTGCCGACACGGCGGTCTCTCAACCGATCAAGCCTTCTCCAGCTCCTGAATCAATACCGAGCAAGGCGACGCTAAAACGTATTATATCGCCTATTTTGTACTCTCAGAAGCCCAATTCTGTGCCTGTCGCAGACAAGTCGTCATCTGTTTCAACCACAACCAAGCAAACCTCTAGTCAGGAAGAAGAGCACCTCGTAGGCAACTCAAGTCTAACAAAACCAACTCCCATTCACCAGGCCGTATCATCGTCGTTGCCTTCTGCTTCAACTGACTCGAACAGCGGTAAGGTCGGGTCCTTACCTAAGAACTCTCCCAATCCACCAATTTCACCTCATACGGATCGCCCCTCTGGCTCTGAACAAATCTCGCAATCTCAGGGCTCTCAAGTCCAGGCCTCCTCAACCGCCCCATCGCCCCTACCGGAAACGCCTACCAGAGACCACGGGAAGCCCAAGGAAAACGCCGGCCTCTCACTCTCAACGCCTCCGTCATCCGTTGCTGCAACACATGCGTCGAGTGATATCCCTGCAATCAATCCGTCTCCTTGCTCGGAACCGATGCAGTCTTCCAGTTCTGAGACCACCCAGGCTATGTTGGAAGAGATTCTCAAGGTCGACGCCGAAATTGCACGTCTACACAAACAAGTTCGTATTTTGGAACTCGAGTTAAACGTAAACTTTAAAACCTAA
- the LOC126324534 gene encoding uncharacterized protein LOC126324534 isoform X1, with translation MSSRWNQNSSPFNEDVNSSDPTISFKALLSLEQEIQQNITLIKNEEPPKISYSERQSLVSKTEKLLTESYTKTKEWKKKANQRTYEKMRDEILQQVRHHILEINNLKNLLRRAVLKMRLDQVEEYEVKRRQMLCSDGHTDEVPSPFAPRKSESKDILRESKNVTRELILIRSMMKTGVSYGQEIIGELDNQGHEIDATIQELREIQGTVSKGRNWISFLRCREFLDKISIYLSFSFFILTCLYIIMTRIRLTALIPWPSILAM, from the exons ATGTCTTCACGTTGGAATCAGAACTCCAGTCCTTTCAATGAAGACGTCAACAGCTCCGACCCCACGATTTCATTTAAAGCTCTCTTGTCACTCGAGCAAGAAATACAGCAGAACATCACCTTGATAAAAAATGAAGAGCCGCCTAAGATTTCCTATTCTGAGCGACAGTCCTTGGTGTCTAAAACAGAAAAATTGCTGACAGAATCATATACAAAAACCAAA GAATGGAAAAAAAAAGCTAATCAACGGACATATGAAAAGATGAGAGACGAAATTTTGCAGCAAGTGAGACACCATATTCTGGAAATCAACAA TTTAAAAAACTTGCTGCGCAGAGCAGTTTTGAAAATGAGGCTCGACCAGGTGGAGGAATACGAGGTCAAACGTAGACAAATGCTCTGTTCCGATGGTCACACAGACGAAGTGCCAAGCCCTTTTGCGCCTAGAAAAAGTGAGAGTAAAGACATCTTGAGAGAGTCTAAAAATGTAACCCGGGAGCTCATTCTAATACGTTCAATGATGAAAACAGGCGTCTCTTATGGACAAGAAATTATAGGAGAGCTAGACAATCAAGGGCACGAAATAGACGCCACAATCCAGGAATTAAGAGAAATTCAAGGAACTGTTTCTAAGGGAAG AAATTGGATTTCCTTTTTAAGGTGCCGCGAATTTCTAGACAAGATATCTATATATTTATCGTTTTCATTTTTCATCTTGACATGCCTTTACATCATTATGACCAGGATTCGGTTAACTGCTCTTATTCCTTGGCCATCCATCCTTGCCATGTAA
- the LOC126324533 gene encoding uncharacterized protein LOC126324533 isoform X2, with product MKHLIAKQANISLRYIFIIFKILKQATPMGSSYLKQCFILFICFFLVIDSARPISELPRQYTPYKEAEIHTLEESIHNVNSSVKQNAHTQNATLEDDHESSKQLAQTEPDTILDKKYQTISYTDTNPINSKLFYGAIDNGSGEFDTPYVLSTISRKILHSGSEKPDLKGVVGALSGLFAEPEPTLEPAPESGSGSEPEPAPEPEPEPESGSGSEPAPEPTPEPAPEPASEPAPEPTPEPAPEPTPEPAPEPAPEPAPEPAPTPEPTPAPAPEPAPTPEPTPEPGPTPAPAPEPTPAPAPEPTPEPEPTPAPAPEPTPEPEPTPAPAPEPTPEPEPTPAPAPEPTPEPAPEPAPAPEPTPEPAPEPTPAPAPEPTPAPEPEPTPAPAPEPTPAPAPEPTPAPEPEPTPAPAPEPTPAPAPEPTPAPAPEPTPAPAPEPTPAPEPTPAPAPEPTPAPAPEPTPVPPIPSKNISVFSLCYEKIGDSTDYRSYFSYNNPNGQALAASDYSSVLTGAEMYSKPITSFLPYYQPLALVTVSKLTSEPTESDYRVTWTLEHKTYPNFTSHAYIDLNDTRYECSNQRYDSVSLVYKRMGLIPSTEEEIKTQDSLVSERIDSSLAGAGVSDLSISVISYMKPSDIDEKRISFRDAEVFKKLVTLLNYVLAEEDYYYALVFFATPVNITSMKSVIEYDHGLAIYIPADLDGHLPDPTSENNNTVIIAIIAVIVVALIISALLLFVVPRMRKHYKKSKHLSIPLPEGPVGSAPIQIDTSEDMDNDEEEYYESELEDEGEYDEEEEESEYESSKIGDSGTADKRYPTAQKS from the exons ATGAAACACCTTATCGCGAAACAAGCTAACATTAG CCTTcgatatatttttattatattcaaGATTTTAAAGCAAGCGACACCGATGGGCTCAAGTTACTTAAAACAATGCTTTATTCTCTTTATCTGCTTCTTTCTTGTGATAGACA GTGCAAGACCTATATCTGAGTTACCGCGTCAGTACACGCCGTATAAAGAAGCTGAAATCCATACACTGGAAGAAAGTATACACAATGTGAATAGCTCTGTGAAACAAAATGCGCATACACAGAATGCCACACTTGAGGATGATCATGAATCATCCAAGCAACTTGCGCAAACGGAGCCCGACACTATCCTCgacaaaaaatatcaaacaatTTCGTACACCGATACTAATCCAATAAATTCAAAATTGTTCTATGGGGCGATTGATAATGGCTCGGGCGAGTTCGATACTCCTTACGTGCTATCCACTATCTCCCGTAAAATTTTGCATTCTGGGTCTGAAAAACCTGATTTGAAAGGTGTGGTCGGTGCATTGTCTGGTCTTTTCGCTGAACCTGAGCCAACACTTGAACCAGCACCAGAGTCTGGATCTGGTTCCGAGCCTGAACCTGCACCTGAACCAGAGCCTGAACCAGAGTCTGGATCTGGTTCTGAACCTGCACCTGAACCAACGCCTGAACCGGCACCTGAACCTGCATCTGAACCTGCACCTGAGCCAACACCTGAACCTGCACCTGAGCCAACACCTGAACCGGCACCTGAACCGGCACCTGAACCGGCACCTGAACCGGCACCAACACCTGAGCCAACGCCTGCACCCGCACCTGAACCTGCACCAACACCTGAGCCAACACCTGAACCTGGGCCAACGCCTGCACCCGCACCTGAGCCAACGCCTGCACCCGCACCTGAGCCAACACCTGAACCTGAGCCAACGCCTGCACCCGCACCTGAGCCAACACCTGAACCTGAGCCAACGCCTGCACCCGCACCTGAGCCAACACCTGAACCTGAGCCAACGCCTGCACCCGCACCTGAGCCAACACCTGAACCTGCACCTGAGCCTGCACCCGCACCTGAGCCAACACCTGAACCCGCACCTGAGCCAACGCCTGCACCTGCACCTGAGCCGACACCTGCACCTGAACCTGAGCCAACACCTGCACCTGCACCTGAGCCAACACCTGCACCCGCACCTGAGCCAACGCCTGCACCTGAACCTGAGCCAACACCTGCACCTGCACCTGAGCCGACACCTGCACCTGCACCTGAGCCAACACCTGCACCTGCACCTGAGCCAACACCTGCACCCGCACCTGAGCCGACACCTGCACCTGAGCCAACGCCTGCACCCGCACCTGAGCCAACACCTGCACCCGCACCTGAGCCAACACCTGTACCACCTATTCCTTCTAAGAACATATCAGTGTTTAGCCTCTGTTACGAAAAAATTGGAGATAGTACTGATTATCGTTCATATTTTTCCTATAATAATCCAAACGGTCAGGCACTCGCAGCTAGCGATTATAGTAGCGTCTTAACTGGTGCTGAGATGTACTCGAAACCTATAACTTCGTTCTTGCCATACTATCAACCCCTAGCGCTTGTAACGGTTTCAAAATTAACTTCTGAACCTACAGAAAGTGACTACAGAGTTACGTGGACTCTCGAGCACAAAACCTATCCCAATTTCACATCTCATGCATACATAGACCTGAACGATACGAGATATGAATGTAGCAATCAACGATATGATTCAGTTAGTCTTGTGTACAAACGTATGGGCCTAATTCCGTCAACCGAAGAAGAGATTAAAACTCAGGACAGTTTGGTGTCAGAGCGTATTGATAGCTCACTAGCTGGAGCTGGGGTCAGCGATCTTAGTATTAGTGTTATAAGTTATATGAAGCCATCGGATATAGATGAAAAACGTATTAGTTTTAGAGATGCAGAGGTGTTCAAAAAATTGGTCACTCTGCTAAATTATGTACTAGCTGAGGAAGACTACTATTATGCGCTTGTGTTCTTCGCTACTCCTGTCAACATTACGTCCATGAAGTCTGTAATTGAATATGATCACGGATTAGCAATTTATATACCGGCTGATCTTGATGGCCACCTACCAGATCCAACTTCAGAAAATAATAATACCGTGATTATTGCTATCATTGCCGTCATAGTTGTCGCCCTTATCATATCCGCGCTTCTCCTTTTTGTCGTCCCAAGGATGCGAAAACATTACAAGAAATCTAAGCATTTGTCTATACCCCTTCCTGAAGGTCCTGTAGGATCTGCACCTATTCAGATCGATACCTCTGAGGACATGGATAACGATGAAGAGGAGTACTATGAGAGTGAATTGGAGGATGAAGGCGAATAcgatgaagaagaggaagaaagcgAATACGAGAGCTCAAAGATAGGTGACAGCGGTACCGCAGATAAAAGGTACCCGACTGCtcaaaaaagttaa
- the LOC126324534 gene encoding uncharacterized protein LOC126324534 isoform X2: MSSRWNQNSSPFNEDVNSSDPTISFKALLSLEQEIQQNITLIKNEEPPKISYSERQSLVSKTEKLLTESYTKTKEWKKKANQRTYEKMRDEILQQVRHHILEINNLKNLLRRAVLKMRLDQVEEYEVKRRQMLCSDGHTDEVPSPFAPRKSESKDILRESKNVTRELILIRSMMKTGVSYGQEIIGELDNQGHEIDATIQELREIQGTVSKGRYARKGLDVIFQ, from the exons ATGTCTTCACGTTGGAATCAGAACTCCAGTCCTTTCAATGAAGACGTCAACAGCTCCGACCCCACGATTTCATTTAAAGCTCTCTTGTCACTCGAGCAAGAAATACAGCAGAACATCACCTTGATAAAAAATGAAGAGCCGCCTAAGATTTCCTATTCTGAGCGACAGTCCTTGGTGTCTAAAACAGAAAAATTGCTGACAGAATCATATACAAAAACCAAA GAATGGAAAAAAAAAGCTAATCAACGGACATATGAAAAGATGAGAGACGAAATTTTGCAGCAAGTGAGACACCATATTCTGGAAATCAACAA TTTAAAAAACTTGCTGCGCAGAGCAGTTTTGAAAATGAGGCTCGACCAGGTGGAGGAATACGAGGTCAAACGTAGACAAATGCTCTGTTCCGATGGTCACACAGACGAAGTGCCAAGCCCTTTTGCGCCTAGAAAAAGTGAGAGTAAAGACATCTTGAGAGAGTCTAAAAATGTAACCCGGGAGCTCATTCTAATACGTTCAATGATGAAAACAGGCGTCTCTTATGGACAAGAAATTATAGGAGAGCTAGACAATCAAGGGCACGAAATAGACGCCACAATCCAGGAATTAAGAGAAATTCAAGGAACTGTTTCTAAGGGAAGGTATGCGCGCAAAGGCCTCGATGTTATTTTCCAATAG
- the LOC126324494 gene encoding uncharacterized protein LOC126324494: MTVLDEAQDYSEYLTFAEGLARQAADIFRTGFEQSTSNVQLKGAVDLVTDTDHSIENYIINSIKTRYPDHLIVAEESVAAGDMNKEITDVQTWIVDPVDGTTNFVHRLCMTCISIGLAIKKQVVVGVVFNPIMNELFTAVRGQGARLNGKLLHVSSTDNLKSALVATGFPYNRSDQLIDHILLNCKVVLKNCRDIRRLGSAALDMCYVARGIFDLYYETGVQPWDVAAASLIVEEAGGHVMDMYDSAFHLGLGRIACGNPGLVKKLNQVLVRPQD; the protein is encoded by the exons ATGACGGTGTTGGATGAAGCTCAAGATTACTCTGAATACCTAACATTTGCAGAAGGCCTTGCACGGCAAGCTGCAGACATATTTCGGACTGGGTTTGAACAGTCAACTAGCAATGTTCAGTTGAAGGGGGCTGTAGATTTGGTCACTGATACAGACCACTCTATAGAGAACTACATAATTAATTCGATCAAGACGCGGTATCCTGATCACTTGATCGTAGCCGAAGAA AGTGTGGCCGCGGGCGATATGAACAAAGAGATCACAGATGTACAGACGTGGATAGTTGATCCAGTAGATGGGACGACTAATTTCGTGCATCGCCTGTGTATGACATGCATTTCGATAGGCCTTGCAATTAAAAAGCAGGTTGTGGTAGGTGTGGTTTTCAATCCTATTATGAACGAGCTGTTTACGGCGGTTCGCGGCCAGGGTGCTCGTCTCAATGGCAAGCTGTTGCACGTCTCTTCCACGGACAATCTAAAATCTGCATTAGTTGCTACAGGATTCCCTTACAACAGAAGCGATCAGTTGATCGATCATATTTTGCTGAACTGTAAGGTTGTGCTAAAAAACTGTCGGGACATCCGACGACTGGGCTCtgctgccttggatatgtgctatgtTGCTAGGGGCATCTTCGATCTTTATTACGAAACGGGCGTGCAGCCTTGGGATGTCGCTGCCGCCTCCTTGATTGTAGAAGAAGCAGGTGGACATGTCATGGACATGTACGATTCCGCATTTCATTTGGGATTAGGACGCATTGCGTGTGGAAACCCGGGGTTGGTCAAAAAGCTTAATCAAGTTCTCGTTCGCCCTCAAGATTAA
- the LOC126324493 gene encoding uncharacterized protein LOC126324493 yields MDHSAGLIQENSFIERALRLVFMTASAATRQADSYLPSKKGYNEGKGAGPDAESEVPEFGMISLNQRRQHIFRAYQTRLPPPGEKTASNPGKHEDMCRDIREATNLNIRDGFRFEFERQLSNAFGMAHQFSMGQQQQQNMGGQQEMQREPPSSYCFMTHYTSPAFGIFISRLSTSGEIMARWIKEGKQVTGHVSYQERAVQKGTESSFEAELIKPRKDSTLTGKLIFQSTPQGSGPALGLSFAKSLTPNLMAGLETFFYPNGSFSYFTARYDRSLLEEHEVEDANSLHKTVTHHIETLDEQRVISELEMVKLSNALFEPREAYCFQAQSTSNYEFSYIRHISRIFTLVTSLSLSNMPQLKSPYFVPSWNLCLQYNADPAIFSASICNLKTLSCLMVHAINDYMSLELCGLIDYAKDAYKFGFGLIMRL; encoded by the exons ATGGATCACTCAGCTGGTCTCATCCAAGAAAATTCGTTCATTGAACGAGCACTAAGGCTCGTTTTCATGACCGCTAGTGCCGCTACGAGGCAAGCCGACTCATATTTGCCATCGAAGAAAGGCTACAACGAAGGTAAGGGCGCCGGGCCGGATGCGGAATCTGAAGTTCCTGAATTTGGAATGATTTCGCTTAACCAGCGTCGTCAGCACATTTTCCGAGCTTATCAAACCCGTCTGCCCCCACCTGGAGAAAAAACTGCTTCAAACCCGGGGAAACATGAGGATATGTGCAGAGATATTAGAG AGGCAACTAACTTGAACATCAGGGATGGATTTCGATTCGAATTCGAACGGCAGCTAAGCAACGCCTTTGGCATGGCGCACCAATTTTCTAtgggtcagcagcagcagcaaaacatGGGCGGTCAACAAGAGATGCAACGAGAGCCTCCCAGTTCGTATTGTTTCATGACACATTACACCTCGCCGGCGTTCGGCATCTTCATAAGCCGTTTGTCTACATCTGGTGAAATCATGGCCCGCTGGATCAAAGAGGGTAAACAAGTAACGGGACATGTTTCCTATCAGGAGCGCGCCGTCCAGAAGGGTACTGAAAGCTCGTTTGAAGCCGAATTGATCAAACCGAGGAAAGACTCTACGTTAACGGGAAAACTGATTTTCCAGTCGACGCCGCAGGGTTCTGGGCCAGCCCTTGGCCTATCCTTTGCAAAGTCATTAACTCCAAATTTAATGGCTGGACTCGAAACATTTTTTTACCCAAATGGCTCTTTTAGCTACTTTACAGCGCGCTACGATCGATCACTCCTTGAGGAGCACGAAGTGGAGGACGCTAACAGTTTGCACAAGACCGTCACTCACCACATCGAAACACTGGACGAACAAAGAGTCATTTCAGAGCTCGAAATGGTCAAGTTATCCAATGCTCTCTTCGAGCCAAGAGAGGCCTATTGCTTTCAAGCTCAATCGACCTCAAATTATGAATTTTCATATATTCGCCATATTTCAAGGATTTTTACCCTAGTCACTTCTCTATCTTTGAGCAATATGCCGCAACTCAAATCGCCCTATTTTGTGCCTAGCTGGAACCTTTGTTTGCAGTACAACGCCGACCCTGCTATTTTTTCTGCCAGCATATGCAACCTAAAGACGCTGTCCTGTTTGATGGTTCACGCAATTAATGACTACATGTCTTTAGAGCTGTGCGGGTTGATTGATTACGCCAAGGACGCATATAAATTCGGATTCGGCCTAATCATGAGGCTATAA